From Bacillus sp. Bos-x628, the proteins below share one genomic window:
- the ftsX gene encoding permease-like cell division protein FtsX, which yields MIKTLSRHLRESFRSLGRNTWMTFASISAVTVTLILVGVFLVIMLNLNNMASNAEKEVEVKVLIDLTANKKQQNELKAEIEKIPEISDVKYSSKDDELKALIKSFGENGQSMGLVDQENPLNDAFIVKTTDPHDTPKVAKKLENLKGTYKVTYGKEEVSRLFNVVGVARNVGIALIIGLLFTAMFLISNTIKITIFARRKEIEIMKLVGATNWFIRWPFFIEGLLLGVFGSIIPIALLLSTYQYVVGWVAPRVQGSFISMLPYNPFVYQISLILLLIGAIIGVWGSLTSIRKFLKV from the coding sequence ATGATTAAAACTCTCTCGCGGCATTTGCGTGAGAGCTTCCGTTCACTCGGAAGGAACACGTGGATGACGTTTGCATCTATTAGTGCGGTAACTGTCACACTTATTTTAGTTGGGGTTTTTCTTGTCATTATGCTCAACTTAAATAACATGGCATCTAACGCTGAAAAAGAAGTAGAAGTAAAAGTGTTAATTGATTTAACAGCAAATAAAAAGCAGCAAAATGAGTTAAAAGCAGAGATTGAAAAGATTCCTGAAATTAGTGATGTCAAATACTCATCAAAGGATGACGAACTGAAAGCTCTGATTAAAAGCTTTGGTGAAAATGGACAATCCATGGGACTTGTTGATCAAGAAAATCCATTAAATGATGCATTTATTGTGAAAACAACAGACCCTCATGACACACCAAAAGTAGCGAAAAAATTAGAAAATCTGAAAGGTACTTATAAAGTGACCTATGGTAAAGAAGAGGTCAGTCGACTCTTTAATGTTGTAGGAGTTGCGCGTAACGTTGGGATTGCTCTCATCATTGGGCTCCTGTTTACAGCGATGTTCTTAATCTCAAATACGATCAAAATTACGATTTTTGCTAGACGTAAAGAAATCGAGATTATGAAGCTAGTAGGTGCAACGAACTGGTTTATTCGCTGGCCATTTTTCATCGAAGGATTACTGCTCGGTGTATTTGGTTCTATTATACCAATCGCCTTATTGCTTAGCACGTATCAATATGTTGTTGGCTGGGTGGCGCCGAGAGTCCAAGGTTCATTTATCTCAATGCTTCCATATAACCCGTTTGTCTATCAAATATCTCTTATCCTTCTTTTGATTGGGGCAATCATTGGGGTGTGGGGAAGCTTAACGTCCATCCGTAAATTCTTGAAAGTATAA
- a CDS encoding peptidoglycan DD-metalloendopeptidase family protein — MKRKLMMAGMAAFIGTTWLYIPGNENRAFAYEDLEQKRQQIEKKTSNTEATLKKKKSELATLEKKETKLNQEIEKIDQKLSTATEKVAAKEKEVKQTKQEIQKLKKDIKIINERIEKRKAIFKDRIRSVQKSGGTINYLDVLLGARSFSDFVSRVGAVTTIVEADKDMITEHENDLKLVEQKEAELNNQLSGLEASLKELESLKKDLSKQQKEKGKVLGHVTEEKEHAHDELGKLENEKDILANQKAAVKSEEARRQKEEAEKAKQAVAPASNSGGSSNHVSDTPASSSGFIKPAAGRFSSGFGRRSGGQHYGLDIAAKGTVSVVAAASGTVTNSSYSSSYGNVIFITHNMNGQTYQTVYAHLSTRSVSTGQRVEQGQFLGYMGNTGQSYGQHLHFEIHKGLWNGAKSNAVNPAQYIR, encoded by the coding sequence TTGAAAAGAAAGCTGATGATGGCTGGAATGGCAGCGTTTATTGGAACAACGTGGCTATATATTCCAGGGAACGAAAATCGTGCCTTCGCATACGAAGACCTAGAACAAAAACGTCAACAAATCGAAAAGAAAACATCGAATACTGAAGCAACGCTTAAGAAAAAGAAATCAGAGCTTGCAACGCTTGAAAAGAAAGAAACAAAGCTAAATCAAGAGATTGAAAAAATTGACCAAAAGTTAAGTACTGCAACTGAAAAAGTCGCTGCAAAGGAAAAAGAGGTTAAACAAACCAAACAAGAGATTCAAAAACTAAAAAAAGACATTAAGATCATCAATGAGCGAATAGAAAAAAGAAAAGCTATTTTCAAAGACCGAATTCGTTCAGTGCAAAAAAGTGGCGGTACAATCAACTATTTAGATGTGCTGCTAGGTGCTCGTAGCTTTAGTGATTTTGTGAGTCGTGTTGGGGCCGTCACAACGATTGTAGAAGCCGATAAAGACATGATTACAGAACACGAAAACGATTTAAAGCTAGTGGAGCAAAAAGAAGCAGAGCTAAATAATCAATTAAGTGGACTTGAAGCCTCTCTGAAGGAGCTTGAATCTTTAAAAAAAGACCTTTCCAAGCAGCAGAAAGAAAAAGGGAAAGTGCTTGGGCATGTGACAGAAGAAAAAGAACATGCACATGATGAACTTGGCAAGCTTGAAAATGAGAAAGACATTTTAGCAAACCAAAAAGCAGCAGTGAAGTCTGAGGAAGCTCGTCGTCAAAAGGAAGAAGCCGAGAAAGCGAAGCAAGCAGTTGCACCTGCATCAAACAGTGGAGGCTCTTCAAATCATGTGTCAGATACACCGGCAAGTAGTTCAGGTTTTATCAAACCGGCTGCCGGAAGGTTTTCTTCAGGATTTGGAAGACGTTCAGGCGGGCAGCATTACGGCTTAGATATTGCTGCGAAAGGCACAGTATCTGTCGTGGCAGCAGCATCTGGAACGGTCACCAATTCAAGCTACTCGTCTAGCTACGGGAATGTGATATTCATTACGCACAACATGAATGGTCAAACGTATCAAACCGTGTACGCTCACTTGTCAACGAGAAGTGTTTCAACAGGACAAAGAGTCGAGCAAGGACAATTCCTTGGTTACATGGGAAATACAGGTCAGTCATACGGTCAGCACCTTCATTTTGAAATTCATAAAGGATTATGGAATGGTGCAAAATCAAATGCAGTGAATCCTGCTCAATATATACGTTAG
- the ftsE gene encoding cell division ATP-binding protein FtsE, giving the protein MIEMKEVYKIYPNGVKAINGINVSIHPGEFVYVVGPSGAGKSTFIKMMYREEKPTKGKILINNKDLGSIKEKDIPYVRREIGVVFQDFKLLPTLTVFENVAFALEVIGEQPSIIKKKVLDVLDLVQLKHRARQFPDQLSGGEQQRVSIARSIVNNPEVVIADEPTGNLDPDTSWEIMKTLEEINNRGTTVVMATHNKEIVNSMKRRVIAIEDGIIVRDEARGEYGIYD; this is encoded by the coding sequence ATGATTGAAATGAAGGAAGTCTACAAGATTTATCCTAATGGCGTAAAGGCGATCAATGGAATCAACGTCTCTATCCATCCAGGAGAGTTTGTGTATGTTGTTGGTCCCAGCGGTGCTGGTAAATCCACTTTCATCAAAATGATGTATCGTGAAGAGAAGCCAACTAAAGGGAAAATCTTAATTAATAACAAAGATTTAGGGTCGATAAAAGAAAAGGATATCCCTTATGTGAGAAGAGAGATTGGGGTTGTCTTCCAAGACTTTAAGCTTCTTCCGACACTTACAGTGTTTGAGAATGTGGCATTTGCGCTTGAAGTAATTGGTGAACAGCCTAGTATCATTAAAAAGAAAGTGCTTGATGTGCTAGATTTGGTGCAACTAAAGCACAGAGCACGTCAATTTCCTGATCAGCTGTCTGGCGGTGAACAACAGCGGGTTTCTATCGCTAGGTCAATCGTTAATAATCCTGAGGTTGTTATAGCAGATGAACCTACAGGGAACCTTGACCCGGATACATCATGGGAAATCATGAAGACATTAGAAGAAATTAATAACCGCGGAACAACTGTCGTTATGGCAACACACAACAAAGAGATCGTAAACAGCATGAAGAGACGCGTCATCGCAATCGAAGACGGTATCATTGTGCGTGACGAAGCAAGAGGGGAGTACGGAATTTATGATTAA